GCTGGAGCCGATCCGCTCGTCGGTCCCGATCCCCTGGCGCACCTTCGAGACGTCGGCCCCCACCGCCTCGCAGAGCCCGGCGACGGTGTTCATGAACGAGATGCGGGTCGCGAGCATCGCGTTGGCGGCGTACTTGGTGATCTCCGCCGAAGCGATGTCCATGAACAGAACCGGGTTGCCCGTGCGCACGAAGGGCGAGTACAGCTCCGCCAGCTTTTCCCGCGCGTACTCGGACTCCACGCCCACCACCACGCGGTCGGGCTTCATGAAGTCCTGCACCGCGGCGCCCTCCTTCAGGAACTCCGGGTTGGAGCAGACGTGGAAAGTCCGCGAGGTGTGGCGCCGGATGGCCTCGCGCACCTTCTTGGCCGTTCCCACCGGGACGGTGCTCTTGGTGATGACGATCTTCTCCGGGCCGTCGGCGGGCATGTTGCGGCCGATGGTCTCCGCCACGGCGAGCACGTGCTGCAGGTCCGCGGAGCCGTCCTCGCCCGGGGGGGTGCCCACCGCGATGAAGATCACCTCGGCGCCGCGGACCGCCTCCGCCACGTCGGTCGTGAAGCGGAGCCGCCCCTCCGAGAGGTTCCGCTCCACCAGGGGCTCCAGGCCGGGCTCGTAGATGGGGATCTCACCCGCGTTCAGCCGCCCAATCTTCTTCGCGTCGATGTCGGCGCAGACCACGTCGTTCCCCGTCTCGGCGAGACACGCACCCACCACCAGCCCCACGTAGCCCGTCCCGACGACCGTAATGTTCATGTTCAGACGTTGAGTTCAGGTGAGTCCCCACCTCGCGCGCTCGACGGCTCAGACCGGCGCCGGATCGTTCCTGTAGTATTTTTCATACCTCCGCGGCTGGCGGAGGTTGTCGTCCGGATCGTTGAGAACGGCGCCCACGACCCGCACCCCGACGGCGGAAAGCTGCTGCACCGCCTGACGCGCCGCGTCCCGCTCCGTCCGTCCCGCCCGGACCACCAGGAGCGCCCCGTCCGCCTGCGTCCCCAGGATCGCGGCGTTC
This portion of the Longimicrobiaceae bacterium genome encodes:
- a CDS encoding UDP-glucose/GDP-mannose dehydrogenase family protein, translated to MNITVVGTGYVGLVVGACLAETGNDVVCADIDAKKIGRLNAGEIPIYEPGLEPLVERNLSEGRLRFTTDVAEAVRGAEVIFIAVGTPPGEDGSADLQHVLAVAETIGRNMPADGPEKIVITKSTVPVGTAKKVREAIRRHTSRTFHVCSNPEFLKEGAAVQDFMKPDRVVVGVESEYAREKLAELYSPFVRTGNPVLFMDIASAEITKYAANAMLATRISFMNTVAGLCEAVGADVSKVRQGIGTDERIGSSFLFAGIGYGGSCFPKDVKALIHTLRTVGVDPVILEGVEHVNAAQKSVLLERIVDRYGEDLSGCTFGVWGLSFKPETDDMREAPSLTVLRGLAERGARIRAHDPEARHEAERHFSDLLESGALTLCEHNYDCLEGADALLVLTEWAPYRRPDFGRIRGLLREPVVFDGRNLWEPEKMRDQGFHYVSIGRPAVAPLAVVAQAVGS